A region of Thiofilum sp. DNA encodes the following proteins:
- a CDS encoding reverse transcriptase domain-containing protein: protein MATEWEQRWAEIEKAGSINAYIQQQLVAKGFLIERRATDNMTPRELEQYKKSLKTEAEEKAKLRKAAWQVYKANHIVYLGDGIYWTDDTSTDDFDLVSAEKRLLDNQLPAIIKVTQLAEQLKLTIPQLRQLCFHREAATDLNYTRFEIPKRSGGMRPIWAPRPLLKQAQRWVLENILERLIVHGAAHGFLMGRSIATNAAQHINSELLIKLDIKEFFPTISWRRVKGVFRKAGYREQIATLLALLCTEAPREMVESQGKKYFVALGARCLPQGAPTSPALTNALCLRLDRRLTGIANKFGWRYSRYADDLTFSLPVGHQGDPHITQVLGSIQRVIGEEGFELNRAKTHIVRRGAVQEVTGLVVNNNNAPRVKRETKRQMRAALHNLKTGKGLKEGESIHRLKGYAAYIAMTEKELGMRLLQEFSAFG, encoded by the coding sequence ATGGCGACCGAATGGGAACAACGTTGGGCAGAGATTGAAAAAGCAGGTAGTATTAATGCTTATATCCAGCAACAATTAGTGGCAAAAGGCTTTTTAATTGAGCGCCGTGCTACTGATAATATGACACCCCGTGAGTTAGAGCAGTATAAAAAGTCATTAAAAACCGAGGCCGAAGAAAAAGCTAAATTACGTAAAGCGGCATGGCAAGTGTATAAAGCCAATCATATCGTTTATTTAGGCGACGGTATTTATTGGACGGATGATACCAGCACAGATGATTTTGATTTGGTGAGTGCTGAAAAGCGTTTATTAGATAATCAATTACCTGCGATTATTAAAGTCACCCAATTAGCTGAGCAATTAAAACTTACCATTCCGCAATTGCGCCAATTATGTTTTCACCGTGAGGCAGCAACCGATTTAAATTATACCCGTTTTGAAATTCCCAAGCGTTCTGGTGGTATGCGTCCGATTTGGGCGCCACGACCTCTATTAAAACAAGCACAGCGCTGGGTTTTAGAGAATATTTTAGAGCGTTTAATAGTGCACGGTGCGGCACACGGTTTTTTAATGGGGCGTTCGATTGCTACCAATGCGGCACAGCATATTAATAGTGAGCTTTTAATTAAGCTCGACATTAAAGAGTTTTTCCCGACGATTAGTTGGCGACGAGTGAAAGGGGTATTTCGTAAAGCAGGCTATCGTGAACAGATTGCGACACTATTAGCCTTATTATGCACCGAAGCACCGCGTGAAATGGTCGAGAGTCAGGGCAAAAAATATTTTGTGGCCTTGGGAGCGCGTTGTTTGCCGCAAGGCGCACCCACCAGCCCAGCGTTGACTAATGCCTTATGTTTACGCCTTGATCGACGTTTGACGGGCATTGCCAATAAGTTTGGTTGGCGCTATAGCCGTTATGCGGATGATTTAACCTTTAGTTTGCCTGTGGGTCACCAAGGTGATCCTCATATCACTCAAGTATTGGGTAGTATTCAGCGCGTCATAGGCGAGGAAGGCTTTGAACTCAATCGCGCTAAAACCCATATAGTGCGTCGGGGCGCGGTGCAGGAAGTCACGGGATTAGTAGTGAATAATAATAATGCTCCACGCGTTAAGCGCGAAACCAAGCGTCAAATGCGGGCGGCATTACATAATTTAAAAACCGGCAAAGGTTTAAAAGAGGGTGAGAGTATCCATCGCCTAAAAGGCTATGCCGCTTATATTGCTATGACTGAGAAAGAATTGGGTATGAGGTTATTGCAAGAGTTTAGCGCATTTGGGTAA
- a CDS encoding IS4 family transposase: MDLSDGLRDSLKAHLSWGKPRLDCFVGMLHTLLSARQMNLALLAVHIDSDTDIGSRYRRMQRFFSQVFFNYNDIAHFLMGMFAFSGQQYYLTLDRTNWKWGKSNLNLLTLAVVYQGAAIPVYWMVLNKRGNSNQRERIALLQRFISQFGRNNILGVLADREFIGGQWWKWLSSKEIPYLIRIKGNQLMTDKHKKEAHVRSLFANLKPGKRRVLRHRRDVSGEWVWLSGSKLPSGELLIIASNHYTADPIGTYRLRWEIENLFQCLKGRGFHMEATHFTKPLASKR; the protein is encoded by the coding sequence ATGGATCTGAGCGATGGACTACGTGACAGTTTAAAAGCCCACTTGAGTTGGGGCAAGCCCCGTTTGGATTGTTTTGTGGGAATGCTGCATACTTTGCTGAGTGCGCGACAAATGAATTTGGCGTTGTTGGCGGTACACATAGATTCTGACACCGACATTGGTTCCCGCTATCGACGGATGCAACGCTTTTTTAGCCAAGTGTTCTTTAATTACAATGACATTGCCCATTTTCTTATGGGAATGTTCGCCTTTAGTGGTCAACAATACTACCTCACACTCGACAGAACCAACTGGAAATGGGGCAAATCCAACCTCAATCTCCTGACTTTGGCGGTTGTTTACCAAGGTGCGGCTATCCCCGTTTACTGGATGGTGTTGAACAAACGCGGTAATTCTAACCAACGTGAACGTATTGCCCTGCTGCAACGATTTATCAGCCAATTCGGGCGCAACAACATCTTGGGTGTGTTGGCTGACCGTGAGTTTATTGGTGGTCAATGGTGGAAGTGGTTGTCTTCCAAAGAGATTCCCTACTTGATTCGTATCAAGGGTAATCAGTTGATGACCGACAAACACAAAAAAGAGGCGCATGTCCGCTCGCTGTTTGCCAACCTCAAGCCGGGTAAACGGCGCGTTCTCCGTCACCGTCGCGACGTTAGCGGGGAATGGGTTTGGCTCAGTGGCTCAAAGCTGCCCAGTGGTGAGTTGTTGATTATCGCCAGCAACCACTACACGGCTGATCCCATTGGCACTTATCGGCTACGTTGGGAAATTGAAAACCTGTTCCAATGCTTGAAAGGGCGTGGTTTTCACATGGAAGCCACTCACTTCACCAAACCCCTCGCATCAAAAAGATGA
- a CDS encoding META domain-containing protein has protein sequence MKILKKLTVLSLCLFSTLTASAYAGSLERTDWELSKLTTYSQGAIPKLERTLSLGFNQGMVYGFNGCNNFNSGYVQNERRATLTIKTNQMASTLMACMPQMEQVSKAFQLALQNTAQYKLTAKELTLLDNKGRALARFSKPITELPNTQWQVSSYNSGNALVSSLNSERMTAAFDKKGQLSGFSGCNNYFSSYNIDPSQGTMQVGAIGSTKKMCVQPEDVMQEEQAFLSAWKRVRSYQRLGQNLTLFDHKGTRVFTFRLLK, from the coding sequence ATGAAAATTTTAAAAAAATTAACGGTTCTCAGTCTTTGTCTATTCAGCACTTTAACTGCTAGTGCCTATGCAGGCTCTCTAGAGCGCACTGATTGGGAACTAAGTAAACTCACTACTTACTCTCAGGGCGCTATACCTAAATTAGAGCGCACCTTAAGCCTTGGCTTTAATCAAGGTATGGTTTATGGCTTTAATGGTTGTAATAATTTTAATAGTGGCTACGTTCAAAATGAGCGTCGTGCTACTTTAACCATTAAAACTAATCAAATGGCGAGTACTTTAATGGCTTGCATGCCACAAATGGAACAAGTCTCTAAAGCGTTTCAACTAGCTCTGCAAAATACTGCCCAGTATAAACTAACAGCTAAAGAATTGACGTTACTCGATAACAAAGGCAGAGCCCTAGCTCGCTTCAGCAAACCGATTACCGAACTACCTAATACCCAATGGCAAGTCAGTTCTTATAATTCCGGCAATGCTTTAGTCAGCAGTTTAAACTCTGAACGTATGACCGCCGCTTTTGACAAGAAAGGGCAACTCAGCGGTTTTTCGGGTTGCAATAACTATTTTTCTAGCTACAACATCGATCCTAGCCAAGGCACTATGCAAGTAGGCGCAATAGGCAGTACTAAAAAAATGTGTGTTCAGCCAGAAGATGTGATGCAAGAAGAGCAAGCCTTTTTAAGTGCGTGGAAACGAGTGCGCTCTTATCAACGCTTAGGGCAAAACCTCACTTTATTCGACCACAAAGGTACACGAGTTTTTACCTTTAGATTATTAAAATAA
- a CDS encoding TIGR00645 family protein, with protein sequence MSFLQKAEHAFEHLLFTSRWLLVPIYFGLVLSLLLMIYKFGKQILNLFLSVTTATSQDLIVGVLNLVDVSLVMNLLIIIIFSGYENFVSKMDDLHDHTDRPDWMGNIGFSDLKIKLIGSMVAISGIELLKGFMNVSLFLERGGMTPEQSQALIWMVVLHMTFVVSGLLYAIMDKLSHRNH encoded by the coding sequence ATGTCATTTCTACAAAAAGCAGAGCATGCCTTTGAGCATCTGCTCTTTACCAGCCGCTGGCTGTTAGTGCCTATTTATTTTGGTTTAGTACTGTCCCTATTGCTAATGATTTACAAATTTGGCAAACAGATCTTGAACTTATTTTTATCGGTTACTACCGCCACGAGCCAAGATTTAATTGTAGGGGTCTTAAACTTAGTAGATGTTTCCCTAGTCATGAATTTACTCATTATTATTATCTTCAGTGGCTATGAGAACTTCGTGTCTAAAATGGATGACCTACACGACCATACTGATCGACCCGACTGGATGGGTAATATTGGTTTTAGTGATCTTAAAATTAAGTTGATAGGCTCTATGGTTGCTATTTCTGGGATAGAGTTATTAAAGGGCTTTATGAATGTTAGCCTATTTTTGGAGCGGGGCGGCATGACGCCAGAGCAAAGCCAAGCCCTGATTTGGATGGTGGTTTTACATATGACGTTTGTGGTATCGGGTCTACTTTATGCCATTATGGATAAATTGAGCCATCGTAATCACTGA
- the murB gene encoding UDP-N-acetylmuramate dehydrogenase, whose amino-acid sequence MNIREHYSLRALNTFGLEVKARYFCTLATLGGLRTVWQWQQQHPNLPVLFLGGGSNMLFVEDFPGLVVQIKLMERTIIGSDSEYTYVKAGAGENWHQFVRWTIDQGLAGLENLSLIPGTVGAAPMQNIGAYGVELKDHAYEVFAVDWKTAEMRHFSVAECGFGYRNSRFKSLEPNRWLIASVTFQLPTKPTWHLDYAGVKEHIQGEVNARSISDAIIAIRQSKLPDPAQLGNAGSFFKNPMISDEHYQALREQYPQLNGWILEEGVKVSAGWLIDHCGWKGKRIGDAGTYDQHALVLVNHGQATGAQIWQLALDIMDSVEQRFGIRLVPEPHIISGGALVQYS is encoded by the coding sequence ATGAATATTCGTGAACATTACTCCCTACGTGCTCTTAATACTTTTGGTTTGGAAGTGAAAGCACGTTATTTTTGTACGCTAGCTACGTTGGGTGGATTGCGTACCGTGTGGCAGTGGCAACAACAGCATCCCAACTTGCCCGTATTATTTTTAGGTGGGGGCAGCAATATGTTGTTTGTCGAAGATTTTCCGGGCTTAGTGGTGCAAATTAAGTTAATGGAACGCACCATTATTGGCTCCGATTCCGAATACACTTATGTCAAAGCTGGGGCTGGAGAAAATTGGCATCAGTTTGTACGTTGGACTATCGATCAGGGGTTGGCTGGTTTGGAAAATCTGTCCTTAATTCCGGGGACAGTGGGCGCGGCTCCGATGCAAAATATTGGTGCTTATGGTGTAGAGCTGAAAGACCATGCCTATGAAGTGTTTGCGGTCGATTGGAAAACGGCTGAGATGCGTCACTTTAGCGTGGCAGAGTGCGGTTTTGGTTATCGTAATAGTCGCTTTAAATCCTTAGAGCCTAATCGTTGGCTGATTGCAAGTGTCACGTTTCAATTACCTACTAAACCCACTTGGCATTTAGATTATGCTGGAGTGAAAGAGCATATTCAGGGTGAGGTGAATGCACGTAGTATTAGCGATGCCATTATTGCTATTCGCCAGAGTAAATTACCCGATCCAGCTCAGTTAGGTAATGCAGGGAGCTTCTTTAAAAACCCTATGATTAGTGACGAACACTATCAAGCGCTGCGTGAACAATATCCCCAATTAAATGGCTGGATATTAGAGGAGGGCGTGAAGGTGTCGGCTGGGTGGTTGATTGATCACTGCGGCTGGAAAGGTAAGCGTATTGGGGATGCAGGTACGTATGATCAGCATGCTTTGGTATTAGTGAATCACGGTCAGGCAACAGGGGCACAAATTTGGCAATTAGCCCTAGATATTATGGATTCGGTAGAACAACGTTTTGGTATTAGATTAGTACCAGAACCCCATATTATTAGTGGAGGAGCATTAGTGCAGTATAGTTGA
- a CDS encoding cation:proton antiporter: MLENLLPQLLLLLSTSFIIVVLFQRLHLPSSLAYLLVGLILGEYTPGPVIDDQPVRALAEFGVVFLLFTIGLSFSLPQIYALRHTLLGVGTGQVVFSTVVVAILAWLVGLPAASAFIVGAVFAQSSSTIMSKQLEEQREQNTPYGREGLAISVFQDIMAVPFIVIIPVLSATAASFTALGSALGLALAKAILAFAIVVVIGKLLLRPLFSLVTQQRSSEVFTLSVLFVALAASGVSYALGLSMAFGAFLAGMVLGETEFRHQIESVIRPFKDVLLGLFFIGIGMMVNPKVLPSIWHLALLGALVLLVSKAAIVAAILKLTGKNAFRAWRTGWLVAIGGEFGFALLAIALSARVIDYQTSQIVLTSVLFSMIAAPFVIRYNEPLARLFSGTPKPKALDELPKPVLAPATPVIEVESKQVVLCGYGKRGQSIAQFLQTEQIPFLALDINPHILESTPLAGTQVFYGDASELDMLEALGVQHASLVVVTYDQEDEVLKTLRYIRQLNADVPIMVQTRDESLIKRFREGGATEVIPDNLELDLMLAAHALLLLGVSSEQVLERLKQQWQNDYPLLNPLFNKINI; this comes from the coding sequence ATGTTAGAAAATTTATTACCCCAATTATTATTATTACTAAGCACCAGTTTTATTATTGTCGTGCTGTTTCAACGTTTGCATCTGCCTTCTAGCCTTGCCTATTTATTAGTGGGGTTAATACTAGGTGAATATACTCCAGGTCCGGTCATTGATGATCAGCCCGTGCGTGCTTTGGCGGAGTTTGGGGTGGTGTTTTTATTATTTACGATTGGTCTTAGTTTTTCTTTACCCCAAATCTATGCGCTGCGACACACCTTATTAGGGGTGGGTACGGGGCAAGTAGTATTTAGTACCGTAGTGGTAGCTATCTTAGCTTGGTTGGTGGGATTGCCTGCTGCGAGTGCTTTTATTGTGGGGGCGGTGTTTGCTCAATCCTCTAGCACCATTATGAGCAAGCAGTTGGAAGAGCAGCGTGAGCAAAACACTCCCTATGGGCGCGAAGGGCTAGCCATTTCAGTGTTTCAGGACATTATGGCCGTTCCTTTTATTGTCATCATCCCAGTCTTATCCGCAACGGCTGCGAGCTTTACGGCATTAGGGAGTGCCTTAGGCTTAGCACTGGCTAAAGCGATCTTGGCATTTGCCATTGTGGTCGTGATAGGCAAGCTGTTGTTACGCCCCTTATTTTCCTTAGTGACGCAACAACGCTCCAGTGAAGTCTTTACTTTAAGTGTGTTATTTGTTGCTTTAGCTGCCTCTGGAGTTTCGTATGCCTTAGGCTTATCGATGGCATTTGGTGCGTTTTTAGCAGGCATGGTATTGGGTGAAACCGAGTTTAGGCATCAAATTGAGTCAGTGATTCGTCCTTTTAAAGATGTATTGTTGGGCTTGTTTTTTATCGGGATTGGTATGATGGTCAATCCTAAAGTCCTGCCTAGCATTTGGCATTTGGCGCTGTTGGGGGCTTTAGTGTTGCTAGTGAGTAAAGCCGCTATTGTCGCAGCCATTTTAAAGCTTACGGGTAAAAACGCTTTTCGCGCTTGGCGCACGGGATGGTTAGTGGCTATTGGGGGGGAGTTTGGGTTTGCACTCTTAGCCATTGCCCTAAGTGCACGCGTCATTGATTACCAAACCAGCCAGATCGTATTAACCTCAGTATTGTTTTCCATGATTGCAGCACCCTTTGTGATTCGCTACAACGAACCCTTAGCGCGGCTATTTTCTGGCACACCTAAACCCAAGGCATTAGATGAGCTGCCTAAGCCAGTATTAGCCCCTGCCACCCCAGTGATTGAGGTTGAGTCTAAGCAAGTAGTGCTCTGTGGGTATGGCAAGCGTGGGCAAAGCATTGCGCAGTTTTTACAGACTGAACAGATTCCCTTTTTAGCGCTAGATATTAATCCGCATATTTTAGAGTCGACGCCCTTAGCAGGCACACAAGTCTTTTATGGTGACGCCAGTGAGTTGGATATGCTGGAGGCGCTAGGGGTACAGCATGCTAGTCTTGTGGTAGTGACTTACGATCAAGAGGACGAGGTATTAAAAACCCTGCGCTATATTCGTCAGCTCAATGCTGATGTACCGATTATGGTGCAGACTCGTGATGAGTCTTTGATAAAGCGCTTTCGAGAGGGGGGCGCGACCGAGGTGATACCGGATAATTTAGAGTTAGATTTGATGTTAGCGGCTCATGCTTTATTGCTGCTAGGGGTTTCGAGTGAGCAGGTATTAGAGCGTCTCAAACAGCAATGGCAGAATGATTATCCATTGCTGAATCCGTTATTTAATAAAATTAATATTTGA
- a CDS encoding arsenate reductase ArsC codes for MYNVLFLCTGNSARSILAEAILNRVGIGKFRAYSAGSHPKGEVNPTALELLKRLNHDTSSLRSKDWAEFATPEAPKLDFVFTVCDKAAAEVCPVWPGQPMTAHWGLADPSDVEGDEITRLAAFRETYRQLHNRLDIFVNLPMRELDKLSLQERLDTIGQSLLAKE; via the coding sequence ATGTATAATGTATTGTTTTTATGCACAGGCAATTCAGCCCGTAGTATTTTAGCCGAAGCCATTTTAAATCGAGTCGGCATAGGTAAATTTAGAGCCTATAGTGCCGGTAGCCACCCTAAAGGCGAAGTGAATCCTACTGCCTTGGAATTACTCAAACGCTTAAATCACGATACCAGTAGTTTACGTAGTAAAGATTGGGCAGAGTTCGCCACACCTGAAGCCCCCAAGCTCGATTTTGTGTTTACCGTCTGCGATAAAGCCGCCGCTGAAGTATGCCCAGTGTGGCCTGGTCAACCGATGACAGCACATTGGGGTTTAGCAGATCCCTCTGATGTGGAGGGTGATGAGATTACGCGCTTAGCTGCATTTCGTGAGACGTATCGCCAATTGCATAATCGCTTAGATATTTTTGTTAATTTACCGATGCGTGAGCTGGATAAGCTATCTCTACAAGAGCGCTTGGATACTATTGGTCAATCGTTGTTGGCTAAAGAGTAG
- a CDS encoding thioredoxin family protein, with translation MSDLILTINGIADFESRVLAASHTQPIVVDFWADWCGPCLFLAPSLEAVTQEYDGAVLLAKVDTEEDENLKLAGRYKVRGFPTVVLINKGEEIARFSGNKTKPFIREFIDPHVN, from the coding sequence ATGTCTGACCTAATTCTAACCATTAATGGCATAGCCGATTTTGAGAGCCGTGTATTAGCGGCCTCCCACACTCAACCGATAGTAGTCGACTTTTGGGCGGACTGGTGTGGTCCTTGTTTATTTCTAGCGCCTAGCTTAGAGGCGGTTACTCAAGAGTACGACGGAGCGGTCTTGCTGGCTAAAGTCGACACGGAGGAAGATGAAAACTTAAAACTGGCGGGGCGTTATAAAGTACGCGGTTTTCCTACCGTAGTCCTGATTAATAAGGGCGAGGAAATCGCACGCTTTAGCGGTAATAAGACTAAGCCATTTATTCGTGAATTTATTGATCCTCATGTGAATTAG
- a CDS encoding RICIN domain-containing protein has protein sequence MKLIKKLALTTAFSMVALTNVHAGVGSAHLWYPNPDADILMMSVNVTKTYQHTYYETLGWNVGQEAGGYTGIQTHNNGVPVYIFSIWDPIASLGVPIKAIYAKPNSTIERFGGEGEGLKYMDFNTRWTVGKPVTSVVRRWSVNNTTHFGMWTHNEATRAWTHHTTFEFPVANVPFLKNSANSFIENWSGLYKNQTRSAEYFNIWSRSLNGQWTMHKQASPTVTEKTAATAKQHGLNAAGDRFVMQQGEDYSLGFSEPLRLTQNLTATQPNIASTQINSLEASYDLAQSKVNVRWSLNPSGAPQFRYKVEVTDATSGAIIGSNAALSAHQYNASLPIPASTTNRVLKVKLLITDILDRQEANQSVNVTTSPVVPPSPPTLPIGTKVTIQSASSKYYLSILNGSQQPVTNLVQSSLGQPAEWSITKTDKPNEYLIKSLYSNQCVDIKEGSRNQGANLIQYPCHGMANQRFSIQADNSGAYTIKALHSNQCIDVPASSTKINTSLIQWSCHSGMNQKWYIKP, from the coding sequence ATGAAATTAATAAAAAAATTAGCGCTCACTACTGCTTTCAGTATGGTGGCCTTAACCAATGTACACGCAGGGGTAGGCTCTGCTCATTTATGGTATCCCAATCCCGATGCAGATATTTTAATGATGTCCGTTAATGTCACTAAGACCTATCAGCATACCTATTATGAAACCTTAGGATGGAATGTGGGACAAGAAGCAGGTGGTTATACAGGGATTCAAACGCATAATAATGGCGTACCCGTGTATATCTTCTCTATTTGGGATCCTATTGCGAGTCTAGGTGTACCGATTAAAGCCATCTACGCCAAACCTAATAGCACCATTGAACGTTTTGGTGGCGAGGGTGAAGGTTTAAAATATATGGACTTTAACACCAGATGGACAGTTGGAAAGCCTGTCACCTCAGTGGTGCGGCGTTGGTCTGTGAATAATACGACCCACTTTGGTATGTGGACTCACAATGAAGCTACTCGTGCATGGACACACCACACTACCTTTGAATTTCCTGTAGCGAATGTGCCATTTTTAAAAAATAGTGCTAATAGCTTCATCGAAAACTGGAGTGGTCTGTATAAGAACCAAACTCGCTCAGCCGAGTACTTTAATATATGGTCGCGCTCACTCAATGGTCAGTGGACTATGCATAAGCAAGCTTCTCCTACAGTCACCGAAAAGACCGCCGCCACTGCTAAGCAACACGGACTCAATGCCGCTGGGGATCGCTTTGTCATGCAGCAAGGAGAAGACTACAGTTTAGGCTTTAGTGAGCCATTACGCCTCACGCAAAATCTCACAGCCACACAGCCTAATATCGCTTCAACCCAAATTAATAGCCTTGAAGCCAGCTATGATCTAGCACAAAGCAAGGTCAATGTGCGCTGGAGTCTAAACCCTTCAGGTGCACCTCAGTTTAGGTATAAAGTTGAAGTCACCGATGCGACTTCAGGCGCTATCATTGGCTCCAATGCTGCCTTATCAGCTCACCAATATAACGCCTCTTTGCCTATACCTGCTTCTACTACCAATCGCGTCCTCAAGGTTAAGCTTTTGATTACCGACATTTTGGATCGCCAAGAAGCTAATCAAAGCGTTAATGTGACTACTAGCCCTGTAGTGCCACCTAGTCCGCCTACTCTTCCTATAGGTACTAAAGTCACTATTCAATCGGCTAGCTCAAAATACTATCTCAGCATATTGAATGGCTCTCAGCAGCCTGTTACCAACCTAGTGCAATCCTCTCTGGGCCAACCAGCCGAGTGGAGCATTACCAAAACTGACAAGCCTAATGAGTATTTAATTAAGTCGCTGTATTCCAATCAGTGTGTGGATATAAAAGAAGGTTCACGTAATCAAGGAGCTAATCTGATCCAATACCCTTGTCATGGTATGGCTAATCAACGTTTTTCTATTCAAGCCGATAATAGCGGGGCTTATACGATTAAGGCATTACATTCTAATCAGTGCATAGATGTGCCCGCCTCCAGCACTAAAATTAATACTAGCCTGATTCAATGGTCGTGTCACAGCGGCATGAATCAAAAGTGGTATATTAAACCCTAA
- the purM gene encoding phosphoribosylformylglycinamidine cyclo-ligase: protein MDQSKTSLTYRSAGVDIDAGDSLVERIKPYAARTRRPEILGGLGGFGALAAIPSRYKNPILVSGTDGVGTKLKLAIDTKVYDTIGIDLVAMCVNDIIVSGAEPLFFLDYYATGKLDVDAAEQVIKGIAEGCAQAGAALVGGETAEMPGMYHGNDFDLAGFCVGVVELDEIIHPVRVNAGDLLIGLPSSGPHSNGYSLIRKVLEVSGASLDSEFEGTTLGQALLEPTRIYAEAVLTLIRRHPSAIHGLAHITGGGLTENLPRALPVGTQANIQLGSWQMPAIFEWLRTAGNIDGDEMLRTFNCGIGMVLVVDVNSARAIFQTCHEKNIDYWQIGEIATSSAVEPFVNYVL, encoded by the coding sequence ATGGATCAAAGTAAAACCTCCCTGACCTATCGTAGTGCTGGTGTTGATATTGACGCTGGTGATTCCCTCGTAGAACGCATTAAACCTTACGCCGCGCGTACTCGTCGCCCTGAAATACTAGGGGGATTGGGTGGTTTTGGTGCATTGGCAGCTATTCCCTCACGGTATAAAAATCCGATTTTAGTCTCAGGCACGGATGGTGTAGGGACTAAGCTCAAACTCGCCATTGATACCAAGGTTTACGACACTATCGGTATTGATTTAGTCGCTATGTGTGTGAATGACATTATAGTGAGTGGGGCAGAGCCATTATTTTTCCTCGATTATTATGCTACCGGAAAGCTCGATGTCGATGCGGCTGAGCAAGTGATTAAAGGTATTGCCGAAGGATGTGCCCAAGCAGGAGCCGCCTTAGTCGGGGGCGAAACCGCCGAAATGCCCGGTATGTATCACGGCAATGATTTTGACCTAGCAGGTTTTTGTGTGGGTGTGGTGGAACTTGATGAAATTATTCACCCCGTCCGTGTGAACGCGGGCGATCTATTGATAGGGCTACCTTCATCAGGGCCGCACTCCAATGGCTATTCACTCATTCGTAAAGTACTTGAAGTGTCAGGTGCTTCATTGGATAGCGAATTTGAGGGTACTACTTTAGGTCAAGCTTTATTAGAACCCACCCGTATTTATGCTGAAGCCGTTTTGACACTCATTAGACGGCATCCCTCTGCTATACATGGCTTAGCCCACATTACTGGGGGCGGTTTAACTGAGAACTTACCGCGTGCTTTGCCTGTGGGTACTCAAGCTAATATTCAATTAGGGAGTTGGCAGATGCCTGCTATCTTCGAGTGGCTACGTACAGCGGGCAATATTGATGGAGATGAAATGCTACGTACCTTTAATTGTGGTATTGGCATGGTATTAGTGGTGGATGTGAATAGTGCACGGGCTATATTCCAGACCTGTCACGAAAAGAATATCGACTATTGGCAAATCGGCGAGATAGCTACTAGCTCAGCCGTTGAACCCTTTGTCAATTATGTCCTGTAG
- the purN gene encoding phosphoribosylglycinamide formyltransferase, which translates to MKIKRLVVLISGSGSNLQALIDQVHLIPKVLAEIVAVISNRADAYGLERATAAGINTQVLDHKAFPSREAFDQALQGLIDEYAPDYVILAGFMRILTADLVNHYHGRMINIHPSLLPDYKGTRTHERVLADGKAEHGASVHFVTAELDGGPVIMQVKIPVLPHDTPESLAQRLLTQEHRIYPAVVKLLANEQVRLGTQGVELDGQLLTQPLLLPSN; encoded by the coding sequence GTGAAGATTAAACGTTTAGTCGTCTTGATTTCAGGCAGTGGCTCGAATCTACAAGCCCTGATTGATCAAGTCCATCTTATCCCTAAAGTACTTGCTGAAATCGTCGCAGTGATTAGCAATCGAGCCGATGCTTATGGCTTAGAACGTGCCACCGCAGCAGGTATTAACACCCAAGTATTGGATCACAAAGCCTTTCCTAGCCGTGAGGCATTTGATCAAGCATTGCAAGGGCTGATTGATGAGTACGCACCGGACTATGTGATATTGGCGGGCTTTATGCGCATTTTAACGGCGGATTTGGTCAATCATTATCATGGGCGCATGATCAATATTCATCCTTCGCTCTTGCCGGACTACAAAGGTACGCGTACCCATGAGCGAGTACTTGCCGATGGTAAAGCCGAGCATGGTGCTAGTGTACATTTTGTGACGGCTGAGCTAGATGGTGGTCCAGTCATTATGCAGGTGAAAATTCCGGTTTTGCCGCATGATACACCGGAGAGTTTGGCACAACGCCTACTCACTCAAGAGCATCGTATTTATCCCGCTGTCGTAAAATTACTAGCGAACGAGCAAGTGCGTTTAGGTACTCAAGGCGTTGAGTTAGACGGTCAGTTGCTCACTCAACCTTTACTCTTGCCTAGTAATTAA